GCGCCCGTCGCGGTCGTAATCGACCAGCAGCATCCAATACAGAAGATTGGGCGGAAATTTGGCGGCGTATTGCGGCGCGTATTGCCACGTGACACCGTTGGGTTGGCGAACGGCCAAAAAAGTGGATACCTGTTGGTTGCCACGGTCAAAGATGACTAAGTCTTCGATACCGTCGTCGTTGAGGTGCATTTTGGAAAATTGGGCGCTGTTGAGGCCGCCCGCCCAGGGGTTAGGGATAGGGACGTTATTTGTAAGGATTTTAGCGCTGTTATCCCAACGAAAAGAAAAAGTCTGACCCAACGACTGAAACCCGATCAATACGCAGAGGACGCAAAGGTACTGCGGCACCCATCGGGGCAGACAGTGATGAAAACCCAACTCAGAATGTATAATCTGCCTCATTCGCATTCAATTTTTTTTATACTAAACCGTTCTAAACAAAAAACGTTTTTATGCGTCAAAAAGTGTTCCTGCCTTGGGCCGGCTTCGGGCTTAGTGGTCTTTTTCTTCTCGTGGTATTTCCTGCCTTTTCTCAACAAAAATACTATAATTTGGTACTGGAAGGCGGTGGTATTCGCGGCATTGCCTATTGCGGTGCGCTTCAGGAATTGGAACAGCGCGGGCTCCTGAAAGACATTCGGCGGCTGGGCGGTACGTCGGCAGGTGCTATTCAGGTGTCTTTGTTGGCGGTGGGCTATTCGGCGGCGGAGCTGACTGGGTTGGTTTCGGAAATGAAGATACAGTCTTTCAACGACGGTCAATACATTTTTGTGGGGGGAACACAGCGCCTGATCGAGCGTTTCGGTTGGTACAAGGGAGAGGCGTTTCGTCGGTGGATCGGGGAGAAAATCGACCGTAAAACAGGAAGAGAAAACCTGACCTTTGGACAATTACACGCCCTTACGCAGCAGGACAGTTGCTATAAGGATCTGTACGTCACGGTCACAAACCTGACCCAACAGAAATCAATGGTACTTTCGTACGAAAAATTTCCTGATTTGGCCATTGCCGATGCCGTACGGGCTTCCATGTCCATTCCGCTGTATTATTGTGCGGTGTTTATGGACAGTACGGGCCGATTGTATCAACGTCCGCCGCGTACAATTCCCGCCGACGTGCTGGTCGATGGCGGGTTATTGATGAATTATCCTATCGGTCTGTTTGACCAAAATCGATTCCTGAGCACTTCCCGCCCGGATACAGCCCCGGAAGCCTATGTTTTTAATGCCGAAACCCTGGGGCTGCGTTTGGAAAGCGCCGAACAGATCAAGGCCGATGCCCAACATTTTGGGTTGGCGTCGTATCCCATTCGAAGTTTTAAGACGTACATGGGCGCTTTTTATACTCTGGTGTCCGAAGCGGCCAATCGTTATAATTTTCGTCCGGAAGATTTGAAGCGGACCATTTCCATTGATTTTCAGAATATTGGCCCCAAAGTGCGTAAGTTGTCGGAGGCGGAAAGGAATTTGTTGATCGGCAGCGGCAAAAAATGCGTAGGTGATTTTTGTGCCCCTTCGACGGTCGTTTCACAAAATTAGTTTCAGGTCGTCCAAATGTTGTACATCATACGTAGGCGTACGGTCAAAGGTTAATTTTTTGGGATTGTAAAAGGCCGCATCCATGCCGAATCGGAGCGCGCCCATAATATCCGCTTCCCAATTATCGCCGATCATCAGACTTTCATGGGGGTGGGCGTTGGCGGCTTGCAGCGCGTAGGCAAATATCTGCGCGTCAGGCTTTTTAGCGCCTGCTTTTTCGTTGGTGATCACGTGCCGAAAATAATGGTGAATGCCCGAACTCTGCATTTTTGACGCCTGAATGGAGTCAAAGCCGTTGGTGACGATATGCAATTGATAGTCTTTCTCGGCGCAATAGTCCAGCAGTGCCACGGCCCCGTCGAGCAGGTGTGATTTTTGGGGAAGCAGTTTCAGGTATTCCTCGCCCAAAGCGCTGCCGAAAGCCACATTTTCCACTTTTAGTGCTTCAAAAACCAGGCGAAAGCGGTGTTCGCGGATGTACGCGTGTGCAATGCGACCTTGGTCAAAGTCATTCCATAATCGGGTGTTAATTTCCAGAAATACACGAACAAAATCCCCCAAAGACATAACGCCGTGATTGATGAGTTCAAAGTTGTGGTAAATATCCGTCAGTGATTCGGCCGAATTGCGTTCAAAATCCCAGAGCGTGTGGTCGAGGTCGAAAAATAGGTGTTTGTATTTTGGCATTTGATAACGAGTTTTGTGCAAATCTACAAACAAGAATGACGTCGACTCTTATCCTCTCCGAAATCTTCATTTACCCCGTAAAATCGCTGGGCCCGATTCGGCTTACGCAGTCCGACGTGGAAGAACGCGGTCTGCGCTATGACCGTCGCTGGCTGATCATTGATGATAACAACTGCTTTGTCACCCAGCGCAGCTACCCTGCGATGGCGCTGATCGAGGTAGCGATTACGGCCGACGGCCTACAGCTGCGTCACCGCACCCGGGAGTTAGGAACGTTGTTTGTCCCATTTTATCCTGAAACCTTTGATCTGCTGACCGTCACCGTGTGGGATGACCAAATAGAGGCCGTGATCGTGAACGACACTGCCAATCGCTGGCTGAGTGAAGCGCTCGGGTTTTCGGCGCGGTTGGTGTACCTGCCCGATACGTCACCGCGCCCGGCGGACCCCAATTATGCACCGTTTGAGGCCAATGTGAGCTTTGCGGATGGGTTCCCGTTTTTGATCATCGGACAATCTTCGCTGGATGATTTAAACACTCGCCTGCCCGAACCGGTTTCTATGATACGATTCCGTCCCAACCTGGTCTTTGAAGGCGGTTTGCCTTACGACGAAGACCAATGGTATGAGTTCAACATCGGAAAGTTGGCGTTTTACGGGGTAAAACCCTGTGCCCGTTGCATCCTGACCACCGTTGATCCCGAAAAAGGTGAGATTGCGGGAAAAGAGCCGCTTAAAACGCTCTCAAGCTACCGTAAGCGTAACAACAAAATTTTCTTTGGGCAAAATGGGTTAACCAACCAAACGGGAGCCATAAAAATAGGGGATG
Above is a window of Runella slithyformis DSM 19594 DNA encoding:
- a CDS encoding patatin-like phospholipase family protein, producing the protein MRQKVFLPWAGFGLSGLFLLVVFPAFSQQKYYNLVLEGGGIRGIAYCGALQELEQRGLLKDIRRLGGTSAGAIQVSLLAVGYSAAELTGLVSEMKIQSFNDGQYIFVGGTQRLIERFGWYKGEAFRRWIGEKIDRKTGRENLTFGQLHALTQQDSCYKDLYVTVTNLTQQKSMVLSYEKFPDLAIADAVRASMSIPLYYCAVFMDSTGRLYQRPPRTIPADVLVDGGLLMNYPIGLFDQNRFLSTSRPDTAPEAYVFNAETLGLRLESAEQIKADAQHFGLASYPIRSFKTYMGAFYTLVSEAANRYNFRPEDLKRTISIDFQNIGPKVRKLSEAERNLLIGSGKKCVGDFCAPSTVVSQN
- a CDS encoding YjjG family noncanonical pyrimidine nucleotidase, with amino-acid sequence MPKYKHLFFDLDHTLWDFERNSAESLTDIYHNFELINHGVMSLGDFVRVFLEINTRLWNDFDQGRIAHAYIREHRFRLVFEALKVENVAFGSALGEEYLKLLPQKSHLLDGAVALLDYCAEKDYQLHIVTNGFDSIQASKMQSSGIHHYFRHVITNEKAGAKKPDAQIFAYALQAANAHPHESLMIGDNWEADIMGALRFGMDAAFYNPKKLTFDRTPTYDVQHLDDLKLIL
- a CDS encoding MOSC domain-containing protein, with amino-acid sequence MTSTLILSEIFIYPVKSLGPIRLTQSDVEERGLRYDRRWLIIDDNNCFVTQRSYPAMALIEVAITADGLQLRHRTRELGTLFVPFYPETFDLLTVTVWDDQIEAVIVNDTANRWLSEALGFSARLVYLPDTSPRPADPNYAPFEANVSFADGFPFLIIGQSSLDDLNTRLPEPVSMIRFRPNLVFEGGLPYDEDQWYEFNIGKLAFYGVKPCARCILTTVDPEKGEIAGKEPLKTLSSYRKRNNKIFFGQNGLTNQTGAIKIGDEIRVISRKARQTMSE